Below is a genomic region from Triticum dicoccoides isolate Atlit2015 ecotype Zavitan chromosome 5A, WEW_v2.0, whole genome shotgun sequence.
tatggCTACATATATACCTGACTACATGAATTATGGCATGCATAGGTATTTGAATAACCGGGGTACAAATCTCACATCTGGGGTATGAAGAGAAGTATGATTGGTATGCACATACCCAAAAAAATATCCATTTTGGAAAAAGCTTGAAGACGTTCATGTGTATTTTCCCATGGAGACAAAAGATAACCATACCTTCTGTTCTCAAGACAATCATATACATATGTATCTAATTATGTATATGACTTCCTATATTTATGTAAAAAGAAAGAAGTACACGTATAAGAAATAAAGTTGGGCACGTACCATGCAGCATGCATGGTCTTAATGGACCATTAATTGTTGTTTTTTTCTCTAACTTGTTTAATCTAGGCATTAAGTGTCCATATGAAGCAATAATTTGCAATAATTCTTTCCTAACATGGTTGACCCATCAATGCTAATACTAATTACACATGCACACATCTCAATGTAATTCAACGGTTTGTAGGCAAGGTGCTTGGGCACNNNNNNNNNNNNNNNNNNNNNNNNNNNNNNNNNNNNNNNNNNNNNNNNNNNNNNNNNNNNNNNNNNNNNNNNNNNNNNNNNNNNNNNNNNNNNNNNNNNNNNNNNNNNNNNNNNNNNNNNNNNNNNNNNNNNNNNNNNNNNNNNNNNNNNNNNNNNNNNNNNNNNNNNNNNNNNNNNNNNNNNNNNNNNNNNNNNNNNTGTAGGAATTTTGTATGAATTATATAGGGTAGGATTTACAAAAGAAAAGTCTTTGGAGCACTTTGATTTATAGGAATGGATTCTTGTTACTATGTAGGATAGAAACCAATCCTTCACATGTTAAAAAAACATTAACCTAGACTGAATGAAAAAATGCATATCCTAtacatcaaatgacatctctttccatGTATAAATTGaaaatgcatgtcatctcactttttATGATTTTCCTTTGTTTTAGAAGATCCTATGATTTTCTTATTCCTACGATATTCCTATATATCCTTCCTTTTCTTTAGCCTAGTTTTTTTTGAGGGGTGAAGCCAATTTATTCATCAAAGTCCACAACGCGTGGGATACAAGTCGGAGCCTGGGGTTGGCCTAACCAGATGTGGCGCCCCGGCCCTAGAGAGAGTGAATACTTGGCAAGTTTGTGTGCGTCTCTATTAGCCGCACGACCTTCAAacaaaaaattacaaacgaaaGAAGAGGCTCTACTTCTAATCTCTTGAATAATTGTAGCATTTCTGCCCATGTGTGACTTTGAGATGTCACTAACCACTTGCTTAGCGTCAGAGGCGATGATCAGATTATTCAGGTTGAGGTCTTCCGCAAGAGCAAGCGCTTCATGGCAAGCAATCGTTTCCAAAATCGCAGGGTCGTCCACTCCAGCAATGACCAGCGCTGAGCTCCCCAGGTAGTTGCCATGCTGATCCCTACAAATCGCGGCAACTGATCCTCCCCTCCCAGTTCTAACACTGGCATCAACATGAATTTTGAACCATCCCGTAGGTGGAGCTCGCGGCCTGATCTGAGCAGGATGTGCTCCTCTTGCTGTGGATTCCGTTCTGTTTTCCAGCACCTCGAGATCCGCTATGAATCTCCTGACAAAGTCAGTGGTGGCATGTGGTGTTTGAAAAATCCCTTCGTGGATTGCCTTCCGGCGGGTCGTCCATATTGCCCATAGCGTGACCGCTAGCAGTACAAACTGGTCGTGTGAAAAGGATTCCATCAATATAAAGAGCCATGGCTTAGCTTTTGGTTCGGTGGTAGCGACAAGCGCTTGTGCAAGATCATCATCAACCAAAGCCCACACACATCTGGATGATGTACAATTGAGCAACGAGTGCCTCCATGAATCTAGTGCTCCACACATCCCGCAAGCCGAACTGTCTGACATATGTCGATGAGCTCGAACGTCTTCTGCTGGGAGAGACTGTTTTGATAAGCGCCACAAAAACATTTTCACTTttcccggtacctttgtggtccatAACGTTTTCCACGATCCTTCCTCCGCTACCGTCGTTGAAGATCCCGTTGTGTTTTCCAACCAGGCCTCCCGGCGCCTTCTAGTCTCCACTAACATGTGATATGCCAACTTGACCGAGAAAACACCGTTCCTTTCGAAGTTCCAACTCCAGAAGTCATCAGTGTTGCGTGTACATAAAGGAATGCTTAAAATGATTTTCGCATCCATTGGCATAAACACCTGATTGATGCGTTGGACATCCCATGCGGCGCTGGTGTTGTCAATCAGCTCGGCCACCAAAATTGGCGGGTTGGCCACGCGGCATCCATACGGGCGCATCATCTCGTTCCTCGGTATCCATGTATCTGCCCATATGTTGGTAGATTCACCATatgttaggctagtcatagtgggagtaacttagcaagtaacatagcgcactccgaGAATTTTTTGCTTATATGAcatgtagttaatgagaagtggtaacataatatgttactgtaacatagcgctttccaagacaagatgagtctacaagctaattaaTGAAGTCCTCTATGATACTACtagtatgttactttgcactataaagatagtaacttagactagtgtcatatgcatgacactagtataagttactcctcaCTATGACAGGCCTTAGCCTAGTAGTAGCAGCCCACAGAGCCGCGCCTCTTCCCAGGCCGGCCCAATACTAGCCCGCCTAATCTGGGCCAACCTTGACCCACCAAACTTCCTGCACCTCCTGTTTGTCCGCCCCCAGCGCCGTGACGCCGCCGAAACCCCTTCGCCGGCGTCCCGGAAAGCGGCCTCTGCTCCTCCCCCTGCCGAAGCGCGGCCACTCTACCGCGCCGGTGTCCTCGTCGTCTCTACCCTCCACCGGACTCGCGTGGGGTTAAGACGCATCCAGGCGCCCATGCAGTCCGCCGCCGCTCCGACGAGGGCAGGGAGCCGCCTCTGCACGCGCTGCGGCGAGCGGAAGGCCGCGCTCAAGCGGCCCAAAACCCTAGAACAGGTGAGCCTCGCCGGATTCCTTCTTTATGGGTTTAGCTGTAGCTTCGTATGAGTTCACTCGATTACTGTAGTTTTAGGAAGCGGGTACGAACAAAACATGCCCCTTCTGTGTATCTACCTAAAAATTCGGGTACTCTTTGCTGCTTGATCTTGTGAAGTTCCAACCATGGCACTTGTCTAGGAGTACTGTGAGCTGTTTTCACCTTTCTGTGGCCTTCAGAGGTGTCTCTGATGTTTGCTTTCAGATATGTAGGGAATGCTTCTATATTGtcttcgaggacgagattcatcaaaCTATTGTTGACAATAATTTGTTTAAAGCCGGTGAACGTGTGGCAATTGGAGCTTCTGGTGGAAAAGGTATGTGCAGACTTGTGTTGTATAAATAACAACGTAATAGATGATTTTTATGCAATGCATATGTTTCATATTCACTACTCATTGAATGATGAGCACTTTAGTTCCGGCTCCTGTTGATCACTTGCATGGCCAATACTCAAGGTGTCATTGACTCCTTGAGAGCCTTGTCTTAGAGTGTGTTATCAAAATGTTTGTTCAACCttctcacagttgcagcagagataAAGGCTTTTAATCAAGACGATCAATTTATTCAAGTTAAAATATTGGTAGTCATGGGCGATGATAATAATGGATCACATATGGCTGTTTCATAAATATGATATACCCCCCCTAGAAAAAATATGATTGCAAACGTTCTTCAGCTTATTGTGGAAATGCTTGCTTATCTATCTTGAATTCTTGATCTTGTAGCAGTTTATAACAATCTTTTTACTGTTATGCAGATTCAACCGTGCTTGCGTATGTGTTATCAGAGTTAAACAAACGTCATAAATATGGTCTCGATTTGTTCCTTTTATCTATTGACGAAGGAATCACAGGCTATAGAGACGACTCCCTAGAAACTGTTAAAAGGAATGAACTACAGGTTCCTCCCCCTTACCCGATACACAAAACTGTTGCAGCTTTTTACTTTGTGTTTCCTTTGTTTTAATTTTGGTAGGCATCTACTTCATGAAACGTAACCCATTTAAATGCATATTCTTGTGTTGTTAATTCAACCGTACAATTCACCCACTGCAGTATGGCCTACCACTGAAAATAGTTTCCTATAAGGATCTCTATGACTGGACAATGGATGATATTGTGAAAGCAATTGGCCTGAAAAACAATTGTACTTTCTGTGGTGTTTTTCGACGTCAGGTACCTCCTACTACCTACCTTTATCTGTAAGGCAATTGCATGCTCATTAATTTATGAACAATTCCATTCTTATTAGGCGCTAGACCGTGGTGCTGCTCTCTTGAAGGTTGATAAGATTGTAACTGGGCATAATGCAGATGACATTGCAGAGACTGTCTTGCTGAATATTTTACGTGGTGATATTGCAAGGTAAATGTTGGTTAATAAATAAAATATGCTATTTTTTATCTTTGTTCTCTTTTATAATTTTTGTGCTGGCATTATGCTTTTATCTTATAGGTTAAGTCGATGCACTTTCATAACTACTGGTGAAGATGGACCAATCCCAAGATGCAAGCCTTTCAAATACACCTACGAAAAAGAGATTGTTATATATCCTTTACATGAAACATTTTTAATCAGTTTTTTTTATTAACTTATTATGCTTTGTGCATAAAACATGCGCTGATAATAATTTTGATCCTTGACTGTATGACACGTATGCATATTTCAAAAAGCTGGACTACTTCTCCACTGAATGTAATTCCTGCTTCATTTCTTGTGCAGTTTTGTTCTCTCTGTAGTTAAACAGTAGCTCCCCATTCCATTATCTCAAGATACCAGGGACGGTTAATATATAATCAAAATATAAGCTTCGAACAATCAGTGCCTAACATTTGATAGTCAGTGACATATTTGGAGGGATACTTGTAGAATTTTGTTGACACTGTTCTCATCTTCTATTGAAATCAAATATGCTTATTGGTTATCTATCACAATTCAGGCATCTATTCACCAAATGCATATCGTGGATTTGCTCGTGAATTTATTAAAGATCTGGAAAGGATGAGGTAAAGACTTCTCCCGTCCAAAAGTAGGATTATTTCTTCATCTGTTAGTGCATGCTAGCTCTGTTTCTTTTCCTTGTTCAACACATTATGTATCATTGTCTTGTTTCAGTCACTTGAATCAGTACCTTATGAGTGGTGCAGGCCTAGGGCTATACTGGACATCATAACCTCTGGCGAAAATTTCCGGATATCCACAACAACAAGAATGCCAGAGCAAGGAACATGTGAACGCTGCGGTTACATTTCTAGCCAGGTATTGTGCTTACATCTAGCATGAAAGCTTGCCCCCTCTAGTCTCTTGGCTCAAGATAACCACATaaatgattctttcgctagtacagTTAAAAATAAGTTGATCAATTGGTTATAGAATGACAGGTTTTTTCTTGAGCTCACATGTTGGACATTTTATCCAAGTATTTGCCCTGGTCTTGCTACCTTTGAACTTTTCCAATGCTTTTACTGACTCAATATTGGATGAAAATCTTGGCTTCTGTAGAAATTATGCAAAGCGTGTGTCCTGCTAGATGGACTGAACCGAGGCTTGCCAAAACTAGGCATAGGGAGAACCGCTAAAGTCGGTGCTGGAGCTGATGGTAGTGGCGAGCAGCAAGGCAAACGAGCGGAGAGGAGGAATAGGTCGAGTCTACAAGGAAAACATGGCAACTTGGACTTCTGAATGTCAGTCTGCTGGACTGGCCACTCAGGGCGTAAGCGGGACTAGGTGTGGCAGTATGCCCGCATCATCGTTGCGCGGCCAACTGTGCGGGCCATGCATCTGAACTTTAGCAGCTGCTGCTGGTGttgtatcatgataaaagttttatcGATCAACAGTTGAATTGGACTAGCTGAACTTGCTAGCTGTTGTC
It encodes:
- the LOC119301574 gene encoding cytoplasmic tRNA 2-thiolation protein 1, which produces MQSAAAPTRAGSRLCTRCGERKAALKRPKTLEQICRECFYIVFEDEIHQTIVDNNLFKAGERVAIGASGGKDSTVLAYVLSELNKRHKYGLDLFLLSIDEGITGYRDDSLETVKRNELQYGLPLKIVSYKDLYDWTMDDIVKAIGLKNNCTFCGVFRRQALDRGAALLKVDKIVTGHNADDIAETVLLNILRGDIARLSRCTFITTGEDGPIPRCKPFKYTYEKEIVMYAYFKKLDYFSTECIYSPNAYRGFAREFIKDLERMRPRAILDIITSGENFRISTTTRMPEQGTCERCGYISSQKLCKACVLLDGLNRGLPKLGIGRTAKVGAGADGSGEQQGKRAERRNRSSLQGKHGNLDF